GGCTACCCGCTGGCGTTCTACATCGCCCGGCAGGACGCCCGGCGCAAGAACCTGCTGCTGCTGCTGCTGATCATCCCGTTCTGGACGAACTTCCTGATCCGCGTGTACGCCTGGATCCTGATCCTGCGGCCCTTCGATCTGGTGCCCAGCCTGACCGCCACGCTGCTGGGCATGGTGTACGCGTTCGTGCCGTTCTTCGTGCTGCCCGTGTACTCCAGCGTCGAGAAGATCGACTGGCGCCTGCTGGAGGCCGCGCAGGACCTCGGCGCGCCCCCCGCACGGGCCTTCATGACGGCCGTGTTCCCGCAGACCCTGCCGGGCCTCGTGGCGGGCATCCTGCTGACCTTCATCCCGGCACTGGGCACCTTCGTCGTCAGCGACATCCTCGGTGGCGCGAAGACGGCCCTGGTGGGGAACCTCATCCAGAACCAGTTCGGGCAGGCGGGCGACTGGCCGTACGGCAGCGCCCTGAGCTTCCTGCTGATGGGCGTCGTGCTGCTGGGCCTGTGGGGCTACGCCCGCACCGCCGGGCAGAAGGGCCTGGAGGAACTCGTATGAGTGCGCTGCGCACACTGTTGATGGTTGATGGTCGATGGTTGAAAGAGGTTCCATCAACCATCGACCATCACCTATCAACGGCCCGGAGGGCGCTGTGATCCGGCGGACGCATCCGGCCCTGACCGCGTGGGCGTGGCTGGTGTACGCGTTCCTGTACCTGCCGATCATCGTGCTGGTCGTGTTCTCGTTCAACGATTCGCGCTTCGGGGCGACGTGGGCGGGCTTTACTACCAAGTGGTACGGGGTGCTGTTCGCCCGCGCGGACGTGCGCGAGGCGCTGGCGCACACGCTGGAGATCGCCCTGCTCAGCACGCTGGTCAGCACGGTGCTGGGCACCCTGGTGGGCCTGGGCCTGTGGCGGTACACGCTGCGGTTCCGCACGGCCCTGACCGGGCTGCTGGTCCTGCCGATCGTGATTCCGGACGTGGTGATGGGCGTGAGCCTACTGATGTTCTACTCGTTCGTGCGCGCGGGCCTGGAACGCCTGGGCTGGACGTTCGACAACGGCTTCTGGACGGTGCTGCTGGCGCACGTGACCTTCCAGATCAGTTACGTGGCCCTGACCGTCCGCTCGCGGCTCGCCGGGTACGGCCCGGAACTGGAGGAAGCCGCGCGGGACCTGGGCGCCACCGGCCTGCGCTCGTTCACGCACGTGGTCCTGCCGCTGGCCCTGCCGGGCGTGCTGGCGGGCGCACTGCTGGCGTTCACGCTGTCCCTGGACGATTTCGTGGTCACGTACTTCACGAGCGGGTCGGGCTTCAGCACCCTGCCGGTCCTGATCTACACGAACGTGAAGCGAGGCGTGACGCCCGACATCAACGCCCTGAGTGCGCTGCTGGTCCTCGTCACGGTGGTCGCCATCGTCGCCGCGAACGCCCTGCTGCGCCCCCGGAGGCAGCCATGAAACGCGCCGCCCTGAGCGCCCTGCTCGTGCCGGTCCTGCTGAGCGGCTGCTACCGCGTCGAGAAGCCCGCTCAGGCTCAGCCGGGCGAGGCGACCCCCGTCACGCGCGGCGACGGCAGGACCCTGCGGGTATTCATCTGGTCCGAGTACATCGACCCGGACCTCGTGAAGACCTTCGAGAAACAGAACGGCGTGCGCGTCGTGCTGGACACCTTCGAGAGCAACGAGGCCATGCTCGCCAAGTTGCAGGGTGGCGGCGCGCAGTACGACATCGCCGTGCCCAGCAACTACGTCGTGCAGACCATGATTCGCGCCGACCTGCTGCAACCCCTGGACAGAGGCGCCCTGCCGAACCTGAAGAACATCGCGCCCGGCTTCCTGAACGCCGCGTACGACCCCGGCAACCGCTACTCCGTGCCGTACCAGTACGCCGCGACCGGACTGGCCTACAACACGCAGCGCTACGTCCCGCAGGACACCTGGGCCGAGATCTTCGGCCCCGACGACACCCGCACCTTCGTGCTGCTCGACGACCCGCGCGAGGTGATCGGCGCGGCCCTCAAGTACCTGGGCTTCAGCGCCAACACCACCGACGTCGCCCAGCTGCGACAGGCGCGCGACCTGCTGCGCCGCGTGGTCGCCAAGCAGGGCTTCCAGGGCTTCGACGGCGGCCCCGGCACCCGCAACAAACTCCTCGCCCGGCAGATCGACCTCGGGCAGATCTACGTGGGCGACCTGCTGATCGCCACCGAGGAAGACGAGAACGTGCAGGTCCTGCTGCCCCGCCAGGGCACCACCATCAGCATGGACACCCTGGTCGTCCTCAGGCGCAGCCCCAACCCCGAACTGGCCCACCGTTTCATCAACTTCATCCTCGACGCCGACAACGGCGCGCAACTCAGCAACTACACCTACTACGCCACGCCCAACGCCGCCTCGCAACCCCTCCTCGACGACTTCCTGAAGGACATTCCCGCCCTGAACCCACCCGCCGCGTGGCTGACCGACGGCCGCCTGGACTTCATCGGCGAACTGCCCTCCGGCCGCCCGCAACGCCTGTACGACCGCATCTGGACGGAACTCAAGAGCCAGTGACGGAGCCGGGAGGCAACGGGGCGCCCTCCCGTTCCTATCAGGTTGGGTGTCGCTCCAGCCACTCCAGCACCTGCTCGGCACTCCGGTCCGGCGGGAAGACCGGGTAGAACACCTGCTCGGTCACCCCGTCCCGGACGATCAGCGTGATGCGCCGCAGCAGCGTCGGCCGTTCACCGGCTGGCACGCCGGGCACGTCGAACGTCGGGAGGCGCAGCGCCCCGGTCAGCTCCAGCGCGGCGTCGCTCAGCAGCGGGTAGGGGAGGTGCAGCCGCCCGGCCGCCTCCTGCTGGTAGGCCGTGCTCTGGGTACTCAGCCCGAACACCCGTGCGCCCAGTGCGGCCAGCTGGGCGTGATGGTCACGGAACGCGCAGGCCTGCGGTGTGCAACCCCGCGCGCCCGGCATCACGTCCCAGCCGTCCGGGAGGGGATGGTCCGGGCGGGCCGTCATGGGGTAGCCGTACACCACCGACCGGCCCGGCAGCCCCGACACGCGGACCTGCGTGCCGTCCGTGGCGGGCAGCGCCAGCGCGGGCCAGGGCTGCCCGGTCAGGTGGGCCGCGCCGCCGTCGTCCACGGGAGCGGGCAGGTGGGCGGGCAGGACATGCGGATCCGTCATAACCACCAGGATACGGGCATGTGAACACCCCGCCGCACGTCCGTCTGGACGCAGGGCGGGGTGGGTGCGGCTCTCTGGGTTACTCGTCGGTGCTGAGGACCGCCAGGAACGCCTCCTGCGGTACCTCGACCGTCCCGAACTGCTTCATGCGGGCGCGGCCCTTCTTCTGCTTGTTCAGCAGTTTCTTCTTGCGGCTGATGTCGCCGCCGTAGCACTTGGCGAGCACGTCCTTGCGGAAGGCCTTCACGGTGGCGCGCGCGATGATCTTCGCGCCGATCACGGCCTGCACCGGCACCGGGAACATCTGGCGGGGGATGACTTCGGCCATCTTGTCCACGATCTTGCGGCCCAGGCTGTACGTCTTGGTTTCGTGGACGATCACGGCGAGCGCGTCGATGACCTCGTTGTTCACCATGATGTCGACCTTGCGCAGGTCGCCCTCGCGGTACCCGAGTTGCTCGTAGTCCATGCTGGCGTAGCCGCGGCTGATGCTCTTGAGGCGGTCGTGGAAGTCGTACAGGATCTCCGCGAACGGCACCTCGTACAGCAGTTCCACGCGCTTGCCGACGTAGTTCATGGTGATCATGGACCCACGGCGTTCCTGGAGCAGCTGCATGACCGGCCCGACGTGCTCCTCGGGCAGCATGATGCTGAGCTTGATGTACGGTTCCTCGACCAGTTCGATGCGGTCGCGGGTGGGGAACTCGGCCGGGTTCTGCGTCTCGAAGATGCTGCCGTTCGTGAGGGTCACGCGGTACACGACGGCGGGCGCGGTGGCGATCAGGTCCAGGTCGTACTCGCGTTCCAGGCGTTCCTGGATGATCTCGGCGTGCAGCAGGCCCAGGAACCCGCAGCGGAAGCCGAAGCCCAGCGCTTCACTGGTCTCGGGTTCGAAGGAGAACGCCGCGTCGTTCAGTTTCAGTTTCTCCAGCGCGTCCCGCAGTTTGCGGTAGTCCTCGGTGTCGGTGGGGTACAGGCCGGAGAACACCACGGGTTGCGCGGGCTTGAAGCCGGGGAACGCCTCGGGCGTCTGCACCTCGCGGCCGGTCAGGGTGTCGCCCACCTGCGCGTCCTGGATGTCCTTGATCCCGGCGGCGACCCAGCCGACCGAACCGGCCGGGAGGGACTCCCCGACGACCAGTCCGGGGCTGAAGGTGCCGACCTTGTCCACCTCGAAGTTCTTCCCGGCGTTCATCAGGCGGATCTGATCCTTGGGTGTCAGGGTGCCTTCCAGCACGCGCACGAACAGGATCACGCCCTGGTACGCGTCGAAGAACGAGTCGAAGATCAGCGCCTTCAGCGGCGCCTCGGGGTCGCCGCTGGGCGCCGGGATGCGGTCCACGATGGCTTCCAGGATCTCGGTGATGCCGATCCCCGACTTGCCGGACGCGAACACGGCGTCCTCGGCGGGAATGCCGATCACTTCCTCCAGTTCCTGCGCCGCGCCTTCCGGGTCGGCGGCCGGCAGGTCGATCTTGTTGATGACCGGCACGATCTCCAGGTTGTTGTCGATGGCCAGGTACGCGTTCACGATGGTCTGCGCCTCGACGCCCTGCGAGGCGTCCACGAGCAGCAGCACGCCCTCGCACGCCGCCAGGGACCGGGAGACCTCGTAGTTGAAGTCCACGTGGCCGGGCGTGTCGATCAGGTTGAAGGTGTACGTCTCGCCGCCCGAGCCGTCCTCCTGCGCGGGACGGGTGTACTGGAGGCGGACGGGAGTGGATTTGATGGTGATGCCGCGCTCGCGTTCGAGTTCGAGCGTATCGAGGGTCTGGTCGCGCTTGTCGCGTTCGGTCATCGCGCCCAGACGCTCCATGATGCGGTCCGCGAGGGTCGATTTCCCGTGGTCCACATGGGCGATAATGGAGAAGTTCCTGACGTTCACACAGAACAGTCTAGTGCATTTCGGGCCAGCAGACGGTCCCCGAAATCCCGCGCCATGAAACGGAAAACCGCACCCCGGCGCGCACCTGCGGCAACCTTCGGCCGGGCCGCTGCGTATGGTGACCGTACCGATGCCCAGACCGCTGCGCCCACTGCCGACTCGCCCACCCGTTCCCGCCTGGAAGGTGCTGCTGCCCGCCCTGATCGCCGGGGGCGTGGGCTGGGGCGCGTGGCACGCCGCGACCCGCCCGGCCAACCCGCCCGCGCAGCCCGGAGCGCAGAGCGTCAGCGCCGCGCAGGACTGGGAGACCCTGCGCACCCTCGGCCCGCGTGAGACCGGCAGTGCCGGGAACGCCCGCACGCTGGACTGGGCGCAGGCGCAGTTCGAGGCGCTCGGGTACCGCGTGACCCGTCAGGCCCTCCCGGACCGCGTGCCCATGCCCGCGCAGCGGGAGGGAACCGTGCACCTGGGCGGCCCCGGCGACCCGCAGACCCTGACCGGCGAGGCCCTGATCGGCACGCAGACGGCCGGGCAGACCGGCACGCTGGTACGCCTGCCACCCGGCGTGACCGACGCGCAACTGGAGGGCCTGCTGGGCAGACTGGCCGTCACGACCTGCCCGGACGGCCCGTGGCGGGACCTGACCGACCGCGCCCTGAACGCGGGAATTCTGGGGCTGGTCATCGTGAACGACTGCCCGCACCCGCCCGCGTACAGCCCACTGGGGAACGTGGCCCTGCCGGTCCTGAGCGTCACCCCGGAAGCAGGACGGACCCTGCTGGCCGGGGTGGGCCGCGAGGTCACGTTCACCACCACCGTCCGCACCGAGGACGCCCCCGCCTGGAACCTGATCGCGGCCCGTGTGGAGGCCACGCCGGACGTGCTGTTCGGCGCGCACCTGGACAGCGTACCCGGCAGCCCCGGCGCGAACGACAACGCCAGCGGCATCCTGGCCGTGCTGCACGCGGCCCGGCAGGCGGCCGGTACTCCCCTGGCGGGCCGCGCGTGGTTCGTGCTGTTCGGCGCCGAGGAACAGGGCCTGCTGGGCAGCCGCGCCTTCGTGCACACCCACTCTTACCCGCTGCGGGACACGCGGGCCATGCTGAACTTCGACATGGTCGGCGTGAACGCCGAATCCCTGAGCATCGACGCGCACCCGGAACTGCTGACCCTGGCCCGCCGGGTCCGGCCGGACCTGCGGACCTTCCGGGACGCACCGGCCACCACCCGCGAGACGTTCGGGCGGTCCTCGCCGGTCACGGGCCGCAGCGATTACCTGCCGTTCAAGCTGGTGGGCGTGCGCACCGCCTTCCTGCACCGGGGCGAGGACCCGCACTATCACCGCCCCACCGACACAACCCTGAACCCCGCCCTGGCCGCAGACGCCGCCACGCTGGGCGTGCAGATCGCGCGGGCTGCCCTGGACGCCCCCTGGACGCCACGTCAGTCCTGCGGCATCACGGGCCGCGACTGCCAGTAGACCCGCCACCCGTCACAGCGCCGGTCGCAGTGCCCGTGGCGGTGTCCGTGATGGGGGGGGCGTCCCGGCGCGCCTGGTGAAAAAACTGTTAGATTCTTCTCAATGAAACCGGCCGCCGTTTCCTGCCTGCTGATACGGACTCCGATTGAATGGCTTATAAAGCCGTTCAATCCGAGCGGAGCGAGTAGGAGAGAAACGGGTTCCGGACGTGGAGTTAACAGATCGGTGGTGTTCCGATCTGTTAACGAAATAAACGGAATCCGTATGAGTGCCACGCTGGCCGCGTTCCTGAGTGCCTGCCTGAGTGCCTGCGCCGGTCAGCCCACCCCGGTGGCGGCGCAGGTGAGCGGCACCGTGATCTTCCCCCCGGCCGCCGGGGTGGCCGTGTTCACCGCCCGCGTGAACGGCCAGGACCGCGAGGTCGCGCAGGCCAGCGTCACGGCGGGCGGCACGTACCAGTTGACGCTGCCCGCCGACCTGACCCTGACCGCCCAGGCCACGCCGGACCTGCTGGGCGACAGCGTGCGCGGCACCTTCCAGAGCGTGACCTGCCAGGGACCCCTGACCACGCAACCGGCCGCCGCCCGCACCGTCACCGTCGGCGGCGGCCGGTTCCTGATCGGCGGCAGCGTCACGGCGACCCTGACCCCGGCGTTGCAGGCGATCGGACTTCAGGCGCCGCTGTCCCCGCAGGACGCGTCCATCCGCGCGCGGCAACTGGTGCTCAGTGACCGCGCCCTGACCATTGCCGCCGCGCAGACCTGCACCTTCCGGCAGGGCGACCGCACGCTCCAGGGCACCCTGGACGCGAACGAGACCCTGCGCCCCGGCTGGAACGTCCTGGAAACCACCGTCCGCGTGCAGGGCGGCAGCGTCAGCGTGAGTATCGGCGCGGCCGACCCGCTCACGCCGGTCGACTGGCTGTACCTGCCCAGCACGAACTGACACGGACTCCGTCTGTTTCGCTGACCATCCGGAACCCGCCCGGCTCCCACGCGCATCCGCCCGGACCCAGCGGTCTTTGCAGCCCGTTCAGTCGGAGTCCGGATCACTTCGGCGCATAACGCCCCGCCTCCTCACGGCGCGTATTCTGGGAGGCGTGCACCGATCGCTCGCGTTCCACACGGACCTCGCATTGCGCCGCAACGAAGGCAGTCTGATCCGGCGCGGCGACCATCACACCGTGATCTGTTCGCCCGACAATCCCACGTTCTGGTGGGGTAATTTCCTGCTGATGCCTGGGGCGCCGCGCCCCGGCGACCTGCCGCGCTGGGAAGAGGCGTTCAGCCGCGCCTTCCCGGACGCCGCGCACCGCACGTTCGGTATCGACACCCCGCACAGCGACGCGCTGGACCTCAGCGAGTGGCAGGCCGCCGGGTACGAGGTGCTGCGCGACACCGTCCTGACTGCCGCGCACACCGTCCCGTCCGCACCGGGCCGGGCCGCGCCGCGCGACGTGCAGATCCGCCCGGCCTTCTCGGACGCCGACTGGGAAGCGGCCGCGCAACTGCGGCTGGCCGTGAATGCCGCCGACCCTCACCCTCACGAGGCCGCCGGGTACGAGGTGTTCGTCCGGCGCAAACTGGCCGCCTACCGCGCCGTGCAGGAAGGTGGGCGCGGCGCGCTGCTCGCCGCTTTCGACCGGGGTGGGGCCGCGCTGAGCGCCCTGGGTATCTTCGACGCCGGAGAGGCCGTCGCCCGCTACCAGAGCGTCGAGACGCACCCCGGGTACCGCGCGCGCGGACTGGCCGGCATGCTGGTCCACGCGGCGGCCGAGTGGGCGCGCGCGCTGCTGGGCACGCGCACGCTGGTCATCGTGGCCGACCCCGACTACCACGCGCAGGCACTGTATGAACGCCTGGGGTTTCGCCCCACCGAAACGCAACTGTCCTTCCAGAAACGCCCCCCGGACGCCTGATACCGACTCGGATTGAATGGCTTATAAAGCCGCTGGGTCCGAGCGGATGCGAGTAGGAGAGAAACGCCCCTCCGGACGTGGAGTTGGCAGATCGGTGGTGTTCCGATCTGCCAACGAAATAAACGGAGTCCGTATGAAGGCACTCAGGGCAGGTCGCCGAACAGGGACGCCGGTTCACTCAGGAGCGCGCGGATGGGCGCGAAACTCCGGCGGTGCGCGCCGGTCACGCCGTGTTCGTGCAGCGCGGCGCGGTGGGCGGGCGCGCCGTACCCCTTGTGCCCGGCGAAGCCGTAGCCGGGGTGCTGGGCGTCGAGTTCCAGCATCACGCGGTCCCGTTCGGTCTTGGCGAGCAGGCTGGCCGCCGCGACCGAGTAACTCAGGGCGTCCGCCCTGGGCGGCGCGGACAGCGGCACGTCCACACGTAACTTCAGGTAGTCCGTGACGAGTGCCTGCGGGGCCGGGTCCAGCCGCGCAAGGGCGCGCAGCGCGGCGGCGTGCGTGGCGCCCAGGATGTTCAGGCGGTCGATCTCGTCCGGCCAGGCGTGCTCGACCGCCCAGGCGAGCGCGACCTCACGCACGACCTGCGCGTACTGCTCGCGTTGCGCGGCGCTCAGTTGCTTGCTGTCCCGGAACGGGTACTCGGCGGCCGCGCCGGGCAGGATCACGGCCGCCACCGTGACCGGCCCGGCCCACGCGCCCCGCCCGGCCTCGTCCACGCCCGCCACGCGGAAATGCCCGCGCCGCCAGTGTTCACGCTCGAAAGACCAGTCGGGAGTCACGCTCGGGGGGGCTGCCATGCCCGGAACGCTAGCGCATCCCGGAACGCCGTGAACAGTTGCCCGGCGCGGAATGTGCGACTCTGGAGGGCGTGACGAGCAGGCCCAAGCAGAAGATCAGATTCAACCGACCCACCGGGGCCGCCCCTTCACCGTCGGGTTCCAGCGCCGCAGCCAGGGGTGCCGCGCCCGCCCAGACCGCGCCGTACACGGACGTGCGGCCCGCCCGGCTGCCCGAGAAACTCGACCGGCTGACCGTCCTGACCAAACCCGGCGTGCGCGGTTTCCCCGACGTGGACGCCGCGCAGGCGCTGCTGGCCCAGACCATGCGCCGCGACCGGGTGCGCGGCGACGTACTCGACCTGAGCGCCATGGGCGGCCTGATCGGCGCGCTCGACAGCGTGAAGCTGCGCGCCGTGGAGGGCAGCGCCGCCGCCCTGAAGGT
The genomic region above belongs to Deinococcus seoulensis and contains:
- a CDS encoding GNAT family N-acetyltransferase; its protein translation is MHRSLAFHTDLALRRNEGSLIRRGDHHTVICSPDNPTFWWGNFLLMPGAPRPGDLPRWEEAFSRAFPDAAHRTFGIDTPHSDALDLSEWQAAGYEVLRDTVLTAAHTVPSAPGRAAPRDVQIRPAFSDADWEAAAQLRLAVNAADPHPHEAAGYEVFVRRKLAAYRAVQEGGRGALLAAFDRGGAALSALGIFDAGEAVARYQSVETHPGYRARGLAGMLVHAAAEWARALLGTRTLVIVADPDYHAQALYERLGFRPTETQLSFQKRPPDA
- the lepA gene encoding translation elongation factor 4; translation: MNVRNFSIIAHVDHGKSTLADRIMERLGAMTERDKRDQTLDTLELERERGITIKSTPVRLQYTRPAQEDGSGGETYTFNLIDTPGHVDFNYEVSRSLAACEGVLLLVDASQGVEAQTIVNAYLAIDNNLEIVPVINKIDLPAADPEGAAQELEEVIGIPAEDAVFASGKSGIGITEILEAIVDRIPAPSGDPEAPLKALIFDSFFDAYQGVILFVRVLEGTLTPKDQIRLMNAGKNFEVDKVGTFSPGLVVGESLPAGSVGWVAAGIKDIQDAQVGDTLTGREVQTPEAFPGFKPAQPVVFSGLYPTDTEDYRKLRDALEKLKLNDAAFSFEPETSEALGFGFRCGFLGLLHAEIIQERLEREYDLDLIATAPAVVYRVTLTNGSIFETQNPAEFPTRDRIELVEEPYIKLSIMLPEEHVGPVMQLLQERRGSMITMNYVGKRVELLYEVPFAEILYDFHDRLKSISRGYASMDYEQLGYREGDLRKVDIMVNNEVIDALAVIVHETKTYSLGRKIVDKMAEVIPRQMFPVPVQAVIGAKIIARATVKAFRKDVLAKCYGGDISRKKKLLNKQKKGRARMKQFGTVEVPQEAFLAVLSTDE
- a CDS encoding peroxiredoxin, coding for MTDPHVLPAHLPAPVDDGGAAHLTGQPWPALALPATDGTQVRVSGLPGRSVVYGYPMTARPDHPLPDGWDVMPGARGCTPQACAFRDHHAQLAALGARVFGLSTQSTAYQQEAAGRLHLPYPLLSDAALELTGALRLPTFDVPGVPAGERPTLLRRITLIVRDGVTEQVFYPVFPPDRSAEQVLEWLERHPT
- a CDS encoding M28 family metallopeptidase, producing MPRPLRPLPTRPPVPAWKVLLPALIAGGVGWGAWHAATRPANPPAQPGAQSVSAAQDWETLRTLGPRETGSAGNARTLDWAQAQFEALGYRVTRQALPDRVPMPAQREGTVHLGGPGDPQTLTGEALIGTQTAGQTGTLVRLPPGVTDAQLEGLLGRLAVTTCPDGPWRDLTDRALNAGILGLVIVNDCPHPPAYSPLGNVALPVLSVTPEAGRTLLAGVGREVTFTTTVRTEDAPAWNLIAARVEATPDVLFGAHLDSVPGSPGANDNASGILAVLHAARQAAGTPLAGRAWFVLFGAEEQGLLGSRAFVHTHSYPLRDTRAMLNFDMVGVNAESLSIDAHPELLTLARRVRPDLRTFRDAPATTRETFGRSSPVTGRSDYLPFKLVGVRTAFLHRGEDPHYHRPTDTTLNPALAADAATLGVQIARAALDAPWTPRQSCGITGRDCQ
- a CDS encoding polyamine ABC transporter substrate-binding protein codes for the protein MKRAALSALLVPVLLSGCYRVEKPAQAQPGEATPVTRGDGRTLRVFIWSEYIDPDLVKTFEKQNGVRVVLDTFESNEAMLAKLQGGGAQYDIAVPSNYVVQTMIRADLLQPLDRGALPNLKNIAPGFLNAAYDPGNRYSVPYQYAATGLAYNTQRYVPQDTWAEIFGPDDTRTFVLLDDPREVIGAALKYLGFSANTTDVAQLRQARDLLRRVVAKQGFQGFDGGPGTRNKLLARQIDLGQIYVGDLLIATEEDENVQVLLPRQGTTISMDTLVVLRRSPNPELAHRFINFILDADNGAQLSNYTYYATPNAASQPLLDDFLKDIPALNPPAAWLTDGRLDFIGELPSGRPQRLYDRIWTELKSQ
- a CDS encoding ABC transporter permease, translated to MIRRTHPALTAWAWLVYAFLYLPIIVLVVFSFNDSRFGATWAGFTTKWYGVLFARADVREALAHTLEIALLSTLVSTVLGTLVGLGLWRYTLRFRTALTGLLVLPIVIPDVVMGVSLLMFYSFVRAGLERLGWTFDNGFWTVLLAHVTFQISYVALTVRSRLAGYGPELEEAARDLGATGLRSFTHVVLPLALPGVLAGALLAFTLSLDDFVVTYFTSGSGFSTLPVLIYTNVKRGVTPDINALSALLVLVTVVAIVAANALLRPRRQP
- a CDS encoding ribonuclease HII, translating into MAAPPSVTPDWSFEREHWRRGHFRVAGVDEAGRGAWAGPVTVAAVILPGAAAEYPFRDSKQLSAAQREQYAQVVREVALAWAVEHAWPDEIDRLNILGATHAAALRALARLDPAPQALVTDYLKLRVDVPLSAPPRADALSYSVAAASLLAKTERDRVMLELDAQHPGYGFAGHKGYGAPAHRAALHEHGVTGAHRRSFAPIRALLSEPASLFGDLP
- a CDS encoding ABC transporter permease, yielding MLTVRRFFATLGPGVLWLAVFLIVPALVMLGYSFLTRTDLAQVGGPWTLESWQRVFGYDALFQEWTADNARVLWRSVWVAGLSTALCVLMGYPLAFYIARQDARRKNLLLLLLIIPFWTNFLIRVYAWILILRPFDLVPSLTATLLGMVYAFVPFFVLPVYSSVEKIDWRLLEAAQDLGAPPARAFMTAVFPQTLPGLVAGILLTFIPALGTFVVSDILGGAKTALVGNLIQNQFGQAGDWPYGSALSFLLMGVVLLGLWGYARTAGQKGLEELV